CAGCCCCACAGCCCGTCAACTGCGCTTCGCAGCAGAGCTGCGCAGGATGCGCACCCCCGGAGGTAACGATGAGTATTGATTTCGACCGCAGCCACTCCATTGAGGAACTCGAAGGAGAGCGGCAGCCAGAGCCGTCAGTCGACTCCACCAGCCTCGTCAAGGCCGTACACGCACTTCGACAGCGACCTCTCGCCAGCCTGTCACCATACGAACTGGGAAGACTCGTCGGCCAGGACGTTGGGCTTCGCTGGACGATTTCGCTGGCACTGGAGATCCTGCGGGAGACAGTGGAGATCAACAACAGGGGTGGATTCTATGACGATGACCTGCTTTCAGCAGTCCTCACCCGAAAAACAGAAACCTGGGCATCG
The Streptomyces sp. NBC_00091 genome window above contains:
- a CDS encoding contact-dependent growth inhibition system immunity protein, yielding MSIDFDRSHSIEELEGERQPEPSVDSTSLVKAVHALRQRPLASLSPYELGRLVGQDVGLRWTISLALEILRETVEINNRGGFYDDDLLSAVLTRKTETWASFPELAREVNEITTLLKDLSPYTEGDVKRFLKASEGSL